Proteins co-encoded in one Stenotrophomonas maltophilia genomic window:
- a CDS encoding GNAT family N-acetyltransferase, giving the protein MSLLIRRATLADVDALSATAIATYNETWGDSYPPQELHDFLQAHYSREPQRAELSDPRSAIWLLLDGDNVVGYLAAGANTLPHAEAREGDIELKRFYILADYQNGGHGARLMQAFMDWLDQPQRRTLWVGVWEENFGAQRFYARYGCSKVGEYDFIVGDTHDREFILRRP; this is encoded by the coding sequence ATGTCGCTGCTTATCCGCCGCGCCACCCTTGCCGACGTCGACGCGTTGTCGGCCACCGCCATCGCCACCTACAACGAAACCTGGGGCGACTCGTATCCGCCGCAGGAACTGCACGATTTCCTGCAGGCGCACTACAGCCGCGAACCGCAGCGCGCCGAACTGTCCGACCCGCGCAGTGCGATCTGGCTGCTGTTGGACGGCGACAACGTGGTCGGCTACCTGGCCGCCGGTGCCAACACCCTGCCGCATGCCGAAGCCCGCGAGGGCGACATCGAACTGAAGCGCTTCTACATCCTGGCCGACTATCAGAACGGCGGCCACGGCGCGCGCCTGATGCAGGCGTTCATGGACTGGCTGGACCAGCCGCAGCGCCGCACCCTATGGGTGGGCGTGTGGGAAGAGAACTTCGGTGCGCAGCGCTTCTACGCGCGCTATGGCTGCAGCAAGGTGGGCGAGTACGACTTCATCGTCGGCGACACCCACGACCGGGAATTCATCCTGCGCCGCCCGTGA